From the genome of Papaver somniferum cultivar HN1 unplaced genomic scaffold, ASM357369v1 unplaced-scaffold_10, whole genome shotgun sequence:
aatttgctacccaaagctcgctttttatacgggcatgccatatcgggccggacaggccattattttgaatttttttcttttttattttaagtttaaattttcaaataagtggtattaaatttatttatttttaatacatcACTGTAGGAATTGGGTTCAAGCTTTCCCCAGCCCCTTCTCATCAATGGACTCCTGACGTATACGAAGGAGTGCGGTTCGTTCGATAAATTCCTACCCAATATCCTTTCTTTCTAACATTGTataccgtaagtgatagtattattttatatttaaattacaatgacaaagtTTTAATTTTAgcttataataaataattaattagagtagaATAAActatctaataagaaaatatattaccattaatgttttgaaaaggttaattataagtaaaaacaactatatattttatttttcttgacacaaaattgacaattataaaatggtaacttttaagtctttttaagaggatattaaatgattaatggcacataaaaGGTTTTCAGGTCGGGCACCAgtccgggtatcaggccgggaatcataattaattgcaaagaCCGAGACCGCCcgataaattaatccaggccagaccgagtggcccatgacgggccataacaggctttggccTACTTCGGGTACCGGCGGGCTCGGGCAGATACAgccaggccgagtattttcgggtattatttacacccctactgtTAAGGATGCCATATAGGTGTCCGAATTTCATTTTCGATGAAAAAATCTAAATTCAGTTCTTTGTTTGAAGCAAATTCAATTTCTTAATGCAACATTTTGTTATCGATGTTCTTCTTGATCATTTATCTCTGATCTTTCATCTCAAGTCCTGCCCTTGCTGACCATTTCCTAAGAGGGAGGGAAAATTGTACTTATGGGTGCCTACAGCGTATATATAGGGTTTGTAGACTTTATACAGTGGAAATATGGGTGCGAAAATATATATTTCCTCGTCAATCCGTGGCCAAACCAATAGATGATGTCCTTATCCCTCCCACTCACTCGCTCCAAGACTCATCCTCCTCATTAAACAGCTTCTACAAGCCTTGAATCACTGATAACTGTAAGTAATCCACTAATTGATGCTTAAATTGATCAGTCTTCTGTAATGGGTTCTGCAAATTTTATCAAAAACAATAGATATCTTGAGTTATTTTGCTGTTATATTAAGAACCCcaaaaaattcacaaactttttctttaattttgaaagtttttgATTCAAAACCGCATATTTTTGCGTTTTTGATGCAAATCCATATCTTTGTGTCATCAAATAATGAAATTTGTGATGATATTAGATTCAATTCGTATTAATAGTTGGTTTTCATCTCTAAATTTAAGTTGGGGCAAGAATTAAACATTTAGAATTGTTAAGGGGAGTCTTCAAATATGGGTGTTTAACATTATCTTTTAGAATCTGAGACTAGACTATAGAATTCCTTTTGCTGCTTTGCTTTCCATTCAGTGgataaaggagaagaaaaaaaaagcccaaatttggtggtggtgggtggGTAATTGGGGcgtgtgtggtggtggtggttgatggTTAATGTTGTTGGTTATAGTAGCGTGTGTGGAGGTGGTTGGTGGTTGTGTGTGTTTGTAGCGGTGGAAATTGTTGGTTGTTGGTGGTTATGGTTGCTTGTGTGGTGGTTTGTGGTTGTGGCAAGTGTCAGAGGGGATTCCTGTTTATTACTTTCTATATCATTCATCGGAGAATAGCAAAATTCTCGAATTTTGAGACATGTAGTAGTTTCATATTCTACTAGGCATTTTGTGTGAAGTttgtatgttaggaaagtgtAATGTGGGGGAAATACATAGGAATTGTTCTTCTGGTCAAGGTACCATCGACATTACGATGTTTTTGTTGACAAAAGTTTATTTACTTTGTGATGATTTTGAAATGCAGAAGTTGGCGAATTATTCGATTCGTACAGGTATGGCAGCGATTACCACGTTACTGCCGCATATGTGCCCCAAAGTCTTTTATACAAAGAATGCCATAGTCTGTTTTGGAATGCGCTCTCGTCACTTCGGAAGTTCTTTGTGGAAAGTGAATCACTTACAGGAGCTAGGGGTGAGGAAACACAAAGCACGTGCAAGGAGTTTGTCTAGGAAGATAATTTCTAATGGATATGTGGAGAAGGATTCATATAAAGCTAAAATTTATAAAAGGCTGGATTCTTGCTTGGTTATCCCCCCACCAGTGGGTAAGAAGCCTCGGGCAATTATCAAGTTCCTGGGAGGTGCCTTTGTTGGAGCTGTTCCTGAAGTTACATATAGGTAATGAAATAAGTTTTTAGTGCTTATGGAGGTTAGGTTTTGTGCTGAAAATTAAATGTATGGTGACCCTTATGAGTGTTCCGGTGTCATGGCTGATTGTTTTTCGAGGAGTGAGTTAGGCAGAAAGTTTTGCTGATCAATAAGGAACCATTTACGACTTTTCGATAACCTTAACATATGTTTTAGGAATGGAATGTTCTGACTTTTGAATTTTGGAACTCTTTATACTAATCTGTTGTCACTCTGACTGTATTCTGCAGCCACTTAATCGAGCTTTTGGCAAAGGAAGGGTATCTTGTAATCTCCGTACCATATAATGTGACATTTGATCATTCTGAAGCTGCTAAAGAAGTGTATGAAAAATTTAATTCTTGCTTGGATACGATCTTAGGATCTGGAATTCCTGATGCTAATCTGACAGCCAAAGATCTTATTAATCTTCCTATTTTTTCTGTTGGTCATAGGTTAGTCATTTTTACTTAATGTAATATTTGAAGCTTCTTATCTTTGCACTAGTCTTGCTTACCTGCTTATGAGTTATGTCTTCTTATATTGAATCGCAGCAATGGTGCACTACTTCAGTTGCTGACGGGAAGCTATTTTGGTGAAAATATACCAAAGGTTGGTTTTTATTATCATTTCCGGTTCTTAAAACTGCTTTGTGAAAGTGGAGTGTAATAAAAGAAATTTCACGTATCTTTCCTCGAAGGCTAATGCTATAATCTCATTCAACAACAGGCCAGCATCAGAGGCAGTCCCATACTTTGAGCAGGTGATAATCATCTGATACTCacgttttttgtttcttttcggtatgttttccttttgtatattttaagTGTTTGTATGCTCTTTTGCAGTTTGGTCCTCTGGTAAGTCAGATGGTGCCTATAGTGGAAGCCTCTCCAGTATATTCACTGGCTACAAGCGCTTCAGGTGATTGATGTCAACATAGCAATAACTTATCTTCTTCCTTTTCATTTACTCTTGTACCGTATTTTGGTAATTTCCTGATTAGATTCTAGGGGGTATATCTAACGTTTATTATCGTACTAGTTCACTGCTAACCTCACTACCCCATTGCAATATAGTTTCTTGTTGTcacattatcaaaaaaaaaataaaaaatatttgtttCGAATTTCTCTTTTCAACTTTTGAATTATATTATCTTAAGATAGTGTTGCACAAATTAAATTGAAAAACTCATATAGCCATATAGGTGAGGTAAATTTGTTCGAATCTTTCATGCAAACAACACTCCTGAAGCTGCTTCTTTTAGGGAGGATTCTTAGAGAGGGAGGGAATGGAAGAAAATCCATGCTCGAGTCTTCTGATTTCCATGACAAACCATCTATACTTTTAAACTTTATGCATCTTCTCCTGGTCACCATATTCTGCTTCCCCTGTAATTTCTTTTTGGGATGGTTATACTTATTCAATGTGGATTATAATTTTCACAGGAGATGCATGGAAGGCATTGCTTGATGCAGCTGGAACAATCGCACAAGAATATGATCAAGAAGCCAGGGTGTCTTTTAATAAATTTGTCGATCAGTTGCCTTCGGTTATGAATCAGGTTCTTTTGACTACTGACGACTTAACTTTTAATTAGATTTCCGTCCATGAGTAGGCTCAGAAATGGGGGTATATAACCCATCTTGTATACCCATTCAATTGGTCTGGCACGAGGACTAGTTGATCTAGTTCTTCCCCAATATTTGAACTGGCATTTGGATGTGAATCTGAGATTCGATGGTGGCAGACACTTTTTGTATCAAACTTATAATCGGACAAATGGTGTTGTGCTGTTGCATTTATGACTGGTTATCAAATTATTTACAGGTTACCCAAGGAACATCCGAGTTCAAGCCAACACCTGCTAAGAACCGTGATTGCTTTATGAACTCTTACAGTGTACCTCACACGCTACTAGTACGTTAAATTCATTGGAGTTTTAAGGATTAAAACTGTGTCCAGTATTATCTTCTGTGATGTTGATATTGCACTCATTCCTCAGGTGAAATTCAGTTCTGATGCAATCGATGAAACAGATGTGGTTGAAGAGATCTTGAAGCCGCGCATAGAATCTGTTGGTGGCACACTTGAAAAAGTCACATTAAGTGGCACTCATCTCACACCCTGTATACAGGTTCCAAGGCCTAATTCTTGATTTATCATGTCAGCTTCGCTGAACGTTATCCACTCTCAACCAATGAGCAATCCTAGTTGCCCTTGTTAACGAAAAATATAGAGTTTACCTTCGACCACGTTGAAAATATGAAATATTGCCAAGTCCAATAGCTTGTTAGTTGTCATATTCTGCTTCATCTTTTCCCATTTTCACATCAAGGACACTGGCGTAAGTTGGATATGGTCTCTAACCTTTGACTGTTATCGTCTTCTGTCATCAGGATATCAAATGGAAAGTAGGTTACGCATACACACCAGTTGACGCTATTGCTCAAAGTCTTAAAACTCTCTCCGTAAGCGACACTAGGGTTCTTGCAAGAACTGTCACGGACTGGTTCAAGAGCTTTGAGACCTAGCGAGCCAAAATGCCTTAAACTCCATGTGCACATAAACCCTATTACAAATTACAAAGCATATAGTTTTCAAGTTACAGGTATGATCTTACTGAATCAATTTGGTTGCGATCCAATTAAGGTTCGTTATGAACTTGTACGTATCAGGAATGAATCTGTATGCTCTGATCTTGCCCTATTCCATGTGCTGGTGACTTGTTATTGAATTACAATTACATGTTCGTATACAAACAGTGGTATATAATACATAAGTTTGATTCGTACTGTATGGCGTCCAATCAAAAGTAATGACTGCAGGACAATGACTTTGAGGCGAGCGAATAGTATGTAGTATCTTCAGCTAATCCAGACTTGGGTTCTTCTTTGCAGTTGAAATTCAAAACCACATAGAGTttggattcagtttaatgttcgTCCATGTTCAGTCTAAGTCATCACGTTTCAACATCTGATGTTACCAGACAATATTACAATGTCAATCTCACAAACGTGTTTGAGAGTTCAGCCCCAGTCTTTGTAATGCAGTACCAGGTGAATACTCTAGATGGGTTTGATGGTTCAACCCCAGTCCTCATTTCAGTCCCTAGATCCGGTCCAGTCAAAGTCATTGTGTTTCAACATTGATAATGGCAGACGACTAACCATTTCAACCCAGTTGACAGACGTGTTCGATGGGTCAACACTGGTCCTCATCCATTTGCAGTCACTCTTTCCCTCTTCTTTTTGACTTGACAAAACCATGTGTAAATCCAGATTATTGCTTTGCTAGATTCAAGTATGTGGTTCTGTATATTCAAGTATGTGTAAACCCTAAAAAGCCTTTGGACTTTTCTAGCAAATACAATGTAATCCAGAAGATATCTTCCAGCTTGTAATTATACTTGTATTGATTATCATGTAGATTTTGTAGAAAAGTTACAGTAAGCCACAAAATTAGTATGATCTTGAAATAGATTTTATTTTGACTCACCTGTCATTTTGATTGTGTTTTTGTGGGGGCTGTAAATACACAACTTGGTTGCAAGCTTTTGTGATAGATGATTGATGGATAGGTATATTGAGTCCATATCAGTGTCGAGTCCTATGTCCCTACAAATGTTAGTCTTGAACAGTGTTCGAAGTTGGCCGGAACAATGACTGCTATAAAGAATTTCATACTagcaaaagaaaattaaatcagTGATAATTCCCGTTATAACCGTCGTACACACAGTTATAACGGCCATTTTAACTGTTGGTTTCATCAATACCTTCAAGAGCATGTTGGATATTTTTTCAGAAGTTGTTTTAAAATTACAATGACttctaaaaacaataaaaaaaacaaaaagttttatgaaataaaatagtttttgcttcgaaCTTCTAAGATTAATTTCTGCTTCTATTATCCGAACATGTTATACATATTCACCCTTTAAGAGAGACACAGAGTGGATACGATCAAATTGTCCATGAGTAAGCAAGGATTAAGACAAACCATCCAACAATAGGTTGGATGGTCCAGGCCAACTATGCAATTGTATTAATGTTTAACCAGATGATGTTGTGGTCCATTCCTATGACTCTCTCAGTTGCGTCGGTTCTTAGCCTGCTTGTTGTTTAAATGGTCCTTTGAATTCAATTTGCATGGTTAGGTAGAGAAAGAAAGAATCCAATTTACTTGTCTAGTCTCTAGGTCTGATGTTGCTACCACTAGAATACAGTTTCATTGAATTCATTGCATTATACAGGTTGTTAATCCAGAAtcttatttattttgaaattatTTCATAAAATTTGTCATACTTTTCATTATGATTTTTGCTCAGTGTTTTACTAATACATTTCTCTTAATTGAAGTACATTGTCAATTACCAAGACACATTTCAAAATCTAATCAGGGCTGTGGGTGGGCAAGGTTTGAAAGAACGGTCATTTCAACAGTCATGTATCGTGTCGAGTCCTTAAGCCTATATCATGCACTTGTACTTTTTGTTATCACGACCATTATTATAACCGTTTTTGTCAAACTCTCTACAAAATGTTATTGTTACGAGCTATTGAAAGTGAAAGAATCGATTTTCTGTAAAAAGCGGTTACGCTCAAAGTTCATGGTCGGTGTTTCCATAATTTAAATGGGGATACCAGGATTAGCAAGGGGATATCATTTAAGTGATGCGACGTCCATGATTTGTTATGATTTACTTTTGGTCCCGCCAGAGTATATTTTAGCCAATAAGAACATCCCGTTATTTCAC
Proteins encoded in this window:
- the LOC113326915 gene encoding uncharacterized protein LOC113326915 is translated as MAAITTLLPHMCPKVFYTKNAIVCFGMRSRHFGSSLWKVNHLQELGVRKHKARARSLSRKIISNGYVEKDSYKAKIYKRLDSCLVIPPPVGKKPRAIIKFLGGAFVGAVPEVTYSHLIELLAKEGYLVISVPYNVTFDHSEAAKEVYEKFNSCLDTILGSGIPDANLTAKDLINLPIFSVGHSNGALLQLLTGSYFGENIPKANAIISFNNRPASEAVPYFEQFGPLVSQMVPIVEASPVYSLATSASGDAWKALLDAAGTIAQEYDQEARVSFNKFVDQLPSVMNQVTQGTSEFKPTPAKNRDCFMNSYSVPHTLLVKFSSDAIDETDVVEEILKPRIESVGGTLEKVTLSGTHLTPCIQDIKWKVGYAYTPVDAIAQSLKTLSVSDTRVLARTVTDWFKSFET